The Arachis duranensis cultivar V14167 chromosome 9, aradu.V14167.gnm2.J7QH, whole genome shotgun sequence genomic sequence ATGTTCCTTGCTAATTAGTCGCTAAAGTGGAAATACGGATATTGAGCACCTGGGACCTATGTAGCAAGAAATTTGCGACCGTTTAACAACTGACATACTTCGTTCGCTGATTAGTGGGCGAAATATATTTGTCGCTAAGTTATCGCAAGTTTAGTTTAGTGAGCGACTTGGCAACTGTAATTTCGTCGCAAAGCAAAAGCTATATCCTACCTATTTTGTAGCAAATTACTTGCTAATCTCGTTGGAAATCCGTCGCAGAGTTATAACAAATCCAAAACTAACCGAGAAAATGTTAGAAGTAAGTGGTCGCAATTGAGTCACTAATCAAAAGCTTATTTAGTGAGGAATTAGTGACTGCTTAACAACTGATAGACTTTCTCATGTTGCTACTAATTTATGAGAAAAAGCGTTAGTCCTTATTCAATCTTTATTTCATTTTGCTGTAACAATTTgagtttttagaaaattaaatttaatatatttgttaaaaattttattttaagaaaattattttactaaaagtaattaaataaagctTTATGATATAcatattgaattttaaaaatagttaggaGTCAAAAgtaattttgataataattgaaatttaaattaattaagttttttttatattatctttaGTATAATTGGATATTTGGTATAattgaaattgattattttatataattcgaaatcaagtattggtaatggaaaaataataaagttaaatgatttaaattagataattgatattttagatttaaaatGTACTTTATAAAGTATAATTAATCtgttcattttataatttaaattaaaaataataatttcaacTCAGCaatatctataacaatatataatggtaATACATAGATTTCGTGTCCAAAATTTCTTTCTAATATTACCCTTTCTAATTAATTTTCCACTTAACGTCAATTATTCAGTTTGAAAAAAACTTCCGCCAATTTCTCCCACCTTATAATCACGTTATTAGAAtaactttgtacttttcatcCACATTATCCTCTTCCTTATTCTATTCTCTTCTCTCAGGTCTTCatctacttttattaattcttttttatctCTATGTATCTTTCTcccatttattaaattaattatgtattgaaatacttttatttttttgtctccaAAAAATTGCAAGAGAAACGACTCATAATTAAACATGCCAAAAACTCAATTACAAATTATCAATAAAACCTCTATTTTTAATGATAACTATAAgaaaaatgattatattttttaataatttgtgaGTGGCGTCAGGTAGTATAAAAGATGTTTATTTATGCTAAATTAGGTCACGATCAAGGAAGATTGAGAGAAGATGGAGTATAcattttttgtaattatatgGTTTACATAGACAAGAAAGAATGAAGCAATTttctaaagagaaaaaaatatgcttaattaaattttgactgaaaataaatttttttatcatttgtgAGATTTAGAAGAGATAaagtaagagaaaaaaattagtcTTAGTTTATATAGTTTAGTTGGAGACttagttatgattttttaaagttGAATCATAAAATCTGATTTTCTACTTTACTTTTAAATGAAGTCAGAAGTTTTGAAAAGCTATAACTAATTTCGTGGTGATCGCAATTGCTTGAGACCAAGTCTGGATTAAACTTGAGAATATGTGGAGTTGGACTGGAAAATTTAAGATCTTTTCGTTAAATACACAATTTATGGAAAACTTTTAAAGTTGAGTCATCAATTCTGTCCTGGAGCAGAAGAGTTCAAGCAGGGCAGCAATTTGTTTGTCTTGCTGCGGCTCATCTGAGTTGAGTTTTGGAGcgaaactaattttattttaaaatttgattaacttggtttatttctataaaattttagaattttataagtTAAGGATTGGGAgttgtgaatttttgaaaattggtgATCAAAACTGAAAAGAATCAGTTTTTAGCAAAATAGGCATCAACTTCCAGTGCTTGCAACTCTTAAAATTGAACAGCGATTGAGTTGCAAGCAAGGCACACTTGTTGCCAGATAAGTTAGGAATTTCCAAACTAAATTTTAGCCTAACTGAAGTTATGTAGTAAAAGTTGTACAAATTCAAAGATTCTAAGCTCGTTGGTTTCTAAACAAATTGATGTAACATTACAAaccttttccttttactgttgcatggaagttaaattttattttcattttcaaattacAAATTAGATTGTGCAGGATAATATTAGCTGTATAATTAATGAATCCTATGATTCGGAAAATCCTCTCACTCCAAATGAAAGTTTTTACTTGTGATAGGTGAGAAAAGTAGTGCATGTTATGGCATAAAGGCTTCAAAATCTAAGTTAAGGATTCAAGCACAACTTCAAGAGGCAATGCAAGACCGTGAGGAGCTAACAAAGGAAATAGATGTGCTCAAAGAAAAACTTGAAGAGCAATGAACACGGAAAGAGGAAGAATTAGCTCAATTGGAAGCTCAACAAGCCTTTGTGAACACTTTCATAACGCGCTTTGACAATGAAAGAAACTCGACCCTAAAAGTACTCCTAAAATTGCTTATGGTTTTAATACATTTTTCTAGATGattcatatattattagtatagtttaatttgtatatgGATCTATTTATGACATTTTACTTGTGTTATGGTTGAGAAATGACTAATGTcctattatttggtttgataAATTCGGTTGTGTATTGGCTGAGAAATAAGttatgaattggttgtttttgTTGGATTCGTAGACGGTGGAAAtttccaagttttaggggaggttctgccaaaatttttctaaacattttggataaaacttaatgaaaaaaattataattagtgttatatcttgtttctaattttttgttttggtttttctTATTTACAGGAGTGCTGAAATAGTGACCACATGCTACTTTGAGGGCTcaagaatattttgatttatagatgttagaacttttaattttttgttgaacttaTGCAAAATTTATAACTTGTAGAACTAATCAATGTACTCACTAAggttattttgatttaaaacaatttttgcTAAATGAGGCATGTTTGAATTATGTATGTTTTtgcatattatataaatatagacttgtttattaaaatagttaatatattagttaatttaaaaaataatttagtaaattatgcatgcaatttgtattcaaaaaaattgttacaaaataattattttgcttttgtaactaaagaaaaaaaatgttacaaaatcaagttacattttgtaacaaaattttatgataggaaaaaataGATTGTCACTAAAAATATCTTGAAGACCAAAATTTGTTACCACTTTTGTAACGACTTCTAgttttttgtatcagaaaaatttattacaaaatatcactttgaattgtaacagttccattttttgttacaaaaactttttgtaatGGGACATACTGCAACGAccttttttgttacaaaattcttttgtttcaaaattttgattttttgtaacaactttttttgttacaaatattgctttttcttgtagtatgatattttattctgattttCAGTCTCAACTTTTAACGAGTATAAATAgagaatttattaaatttatacatgtaatttttgagaaaataaaattatgaaatgataaattaaatttctgatttataatattatttaattgatataTACCATCAatcatttattttgtaatttttctagataaatgtattaattttactattattatatttttaaaaatcttatatgCGGTTAATTTTTGTGATAGGATTATGACACTAAtgacaatatataatagtaataCATGAATTTAGtgtctaaaatttttttctaatattatccTTTCTAATAAACTTTTCACTTAACATCAATTATTCAGTTTAAAAAACACATCCACCAATTTCTCCCACCTTAtaactttgtacttttcatcCACATTATCCTCTTCCTTATTCCATTCTCTTCTCTTAGattttcatttacttttattaattttttttatctttatgtatctttctctcatttattaaatcaattatgtattgaaatacttttatttttttgtctccaAAAAATTACAAGAAGAGAAACGACTCATAATTAAACATATCAAAAACTCAATTACAAATTATCAATAAAGACTCTATTTTTAATGATAACTATAAGAAAAATGATTATATGTTTTAATAATTTGTGAGTGATGTCAGGTAGTATAAAAGATGTTTATTTATGCTAGATTAGGTCACAGTCAAGGAAAATTGAAAGAAGATGGAGTATACATTTTTTGTAATATATGGTTTACATAGACAAGAAAGAATGAAGCAATTttctaaagagaaaaaaaagtatgcttaattaaattttgactaAATAAATTGTTTTATCATTTGTGAGATTTAGAAGATATAAAGATAAGGGAAAAAAATTAGTCTTACTTTATATAGTTTAGTATTCACTACGTACTCTATGATACTGTATTCTGATTTTCAATCTCAACTTTTAACGAGCATAAATAGAGCACTCATTACATgcatatatgtattttttagaaaataaatttatgaaatgataaattaaacttctgatttataatattatttaattaatatataccattaattatttattttgtaatttttttggataaatatatttaaaaaatccaaTATCAAAGATCAAGTTGTAATAATAATCAaagctttttttttctaatatatttttttctgcaTAAATAACAGTTAAAAACTGTAAAAGtgtaatttaaactttttaaatgagtaattaaatctaatattttaaCTGAGAGTTTGCTTCTACtagcatttttttctttgtaaaaactgtttttgcatttttttttaaatacaaccAAACCACAATATTTTTAcagataatttaataaattgaatataaaatttagaattatacatgaagataaagaatgctttgaatataatattttatctttgcTTCAAATTAAATACCgttgaaaaaataaatgaataaacttgatgacatgtcatcatgttatgtttttctatactttttcatacaagaaattgattattaatgcttaaatattgcattcttttgtgcttaaatggtatatttctttgatcttgtgattttataaatcttgtaagaaataagtgaaaaaaaagcaaaaaaagcacaaaataagctaaaaaaaaaagaaaagaaaaattttggacACGCTTTGAAGATTGAGCACGGTTTGgaaccttaggccacgcttttaaaagcatggcccaTGACCATGAAGTCTTGGCATATGCATTAATGCTTATGCATGCATTAATAATTAATgaccatgctatttcatgcattaatgcttatgtatgcatgcatttaattatttatgcaATGCATGAACGCATTAGTATTAATTAACAAGGCCAATGCAAGCATGCACGTAATGcattattaattaaagtaaatgCATTGGCAAAAGAACAAATCATGCATTACTAAGTAATATAATGCATGCATGAAGCATATAATTATTAATGCCAATGGATGAAAGCTTACGTTAATGCATAATTGgcattattaattaacaaagccaatgaatgcatgcattattaaattttctttgCCAAAGGCGTtaataaaagcatgcaaagctAATGGGATCCATGAATGAACGCTAGCATTCATTAAGCAAGGCAATGAGCGCTAcgttaattgaaaaaaaaagggaagccTAGCGTTCACTAAAGGGAGCGCCCCGTTCACTTTAATGAACTTTTTCGGACACACATCAAGGCTCGAAGGGGGAGCTCTCAATTAAGGAAGCAGCGCTCAACAAAGGCAACACTCATCAAGGCAAGCGTTCAAATGAATGAGCGCTACGTTCAATAGTTTGAACGTTTTCGGGCCCTCATGTAAGGAAAGCAAAGCGCGCAAGGAAAGCATGTGAACGGTTCACATCTCTTAACATAGCGCTACACCAAAAGGAAACTCACAAAGGGAAGcaaccaaggctcgaagaggaAACCAAGCGCCCAAGGAATAGCGCTCACTAAAGGAGCGCGACGTTCACTAAATGAACGCAGGAGGAGGCCACATGCACACAAGGAGCACCAAATTGGCACACCACAAAAAGTAAACGCCAAGTTCACTTACCCAATGAAGTGCTCCACTGGAATAAGTGCCCTTGACCCAAGCTCCTAATCCATTTTcattcaaatccaaagcaaacAAAACTcattatcatcactcaaagATTATCATCACTCAAAGACATAAGAGATAGTTAGAATAGGaatttcatttgaattataatttgtttttaattttattttcatttttcttttttgtaaaaGCCTATAAAAAGGCATCTATTCCATTTTAGAGGCAAGCTAGCTCTGCTAGAGAGCAATAAGAGTATGATAGAATAGAAAGTTCTCTTTGAAACACTTTAATTTTCCTGCACTTTTACATTTCAAGTATTGCAATTCAATTTCAcagttttattttcattgagTTTGATTTACTCTTCTGCACTTCTACTTCTCTGCAACTTTACATTTCTGTCCATGATTCAATCTAATTTACTCTTCCTGCAagtttaatttcctgcaattgtTCTAAGTCATGATTTCTTcctctgcaatttacatttgagtttgctgtgagcttgatttaattttcctgcaatttaaatttcctgTTACTTGTTCTCAAGATCTCTTCGATTGCTTGCttcattgctttctttaatttccagcatcCAGTCCCCCTTTacagttactgcaatttacctttcttgtcatttaagattttgccaatttacattccttgatCTTTACGTTTCTGctcatttactttctgcaactttaaatttcttgtcatttacattctgttcCTTCAAATTTTATCCaattcaccaatgttagcttgactaaactaatcaaccactaaagttgcttgatccatcaattcctgtgggatcaacctcattcctgtgagttattactacttgatgcgaaccggtacacttgctggtgagttttatgtgaaaatcaaatttccaCTCATCAAaacttatataatatttataaataattactttatAAATGTTTATCTTGATTTTGTTACACATAgtgttcttaaaatatttttgatagaatatatttaattttaaaattattattttattctttaattttaccTAAATATCTATTATATCcaaattcttttataaaatcTATAATTTCTAATTCTAACCGATAATCAGAAACCCAAATTTTACTCAAATCCTACCCCTCGCATCTCTTCTCCTCACCACCGCACATAcacatgaaaaataagaaagaaaaaaaaggggggaacaGAATCAGggaaaaaggaaaatttaatgcttacatttatatttattatagtatttttaaatttttaaagttattttgtcaaatataaatgATGTTGCTTGTaaagctatttttaatttaatttatcaaatataaatgctaaaatttttaaaaaatcatcttttaaaaattaacttttacaaactactttaaaaaataaaagctttACCAAATTACACCTGAGTAAATTTTTCCTCCCCTTTCCCCCTAAAAACACACATTACAGAATTGTTTTTCCCTTTCCCCCCTTTGGCCATTAGAATATCAGATCAGAAAAAGATTTTCCCCTTGCCTTCGCAATTCAACTTTGAATTGTTCAAAATCCTAACCCTAACACACCTACACACTCACACTCACTCACCATCACTCACCATCACTCACCGCTGCAACCACGCCCCCTTTCACACACAAACACCCCCCAGATCCGAGAGAAAGTGTGAACCAGAGGGAGGAGAGTAGGGAGACGGAGATGATAAGGTGCTAGCGAGAGAACAGATAGTGAGAGGGGGTCACTGTCGCGAAGTAGGGAGCccggagaagagagagagatgatTCGCAGACGAGATGGAGAGAGAGGACGAAGACGCGACACAAGAGAGAATGAGGCTGTTCTAACGTGCACTGTCGTCGCTCCTAGGGTCGATTGAAGCCGCTTCCGCTGCTAGGGCTTGCTGTGCTTTTGTCCTCATTTTCAGCTTCTACGATTACTTCCTGTCCGTACTCCTaacctctctttctctctcttcaactttcatttcattctcatttgaatttcaattttaatttcgaTTCGATGTCTCTGCAGGCAACAATATATTTTAGAAGTTGTATTGGACTAGAAGAAGGGAAGGGAAGGGTTTGAACTTTGAACTGTAATGATAAATTTAACTCACGAACACACCCTTAATGGCCCTTTGGGAAACAATTCCTATTGTAACCAATTTGAAGTCTATTAAAATAATCTGCCTACTTTTGATTCCTTTTTCTGAGATTTTTGTCTGTGGTTAAACTCTAAAGAGCACATTGAAtcatgattaatttatttttctgagATTTTTGTCTGTGATTGAACTCTAAAGAGCACATTGAATCATGATTAATTTAACTTATAGCTAATGCTAGTGAATTGAGGATTGAACTCTAAAGAGCACATTGAATCATGATTAATTTAACTTATAGCTAATGCTAGTGAATTGAGGCAACTGGTTGGTATTTATCTTTTTGGTGTTGCATACATTACAtgatttgagttataattttttactgtTTGTAAGCTTGCTGTTTGAGTTAAAATTGTCATTGATATAATTATTGGTTGGATTAACTAGAAATGTGTAAAatgcttttgttttgttttgttaacATTGATCTAAGAAATCTTTGCATTATGGTTAGAATTTTGTtagacaatatttttattttaggtaCACAAGCTTGTTGGCAGTTGCTATTGGAATTGTGCTCTTTCTTTTGGTGGATTTTTTACTGTACTAATATGTTTCTTTTAGGGGGTGTAACATCCCgcacttttaaaaatttaaatatgaataaattgtgattttatcttattaagtttaaactttataattttagaaattattattttagaaataattaaataaatttggagataattttattttgaatcatttaatattcttaagtaattttattataattaaatattttgtataattttagtaattaaaaaaatgagaaaaaattgtacaatgtaacaccctcactaccagaatgtcacgcttccggctgcacCACTCTGATAGAAAGAAGTATTACGACCACTTTATATActgaatattaaaataagagCCTTTGATTCGATACTGTATCGCTGAATTCTtttaaaactgaaaataaatactttatcttaaaaaaagaacaaacaTGCATAAATTCACATAAAATAGACTTCTTACATAATAGCTTATAatgtaatatacatataaaacaaaCAACTCATGTCCCTCTTACAAGATTGTAATAACAGAGACGAGGGaagaaaaaattatctaatcaaTACAATATCATATAAACCAAAAACGCAATATAACTCTTCACTATACTCCTTCCACCGATTTctgaaaaggtaaagctgtagggggtgagaacctaaccacacagTCTCAACACGGAGTTTcagaattgtcataagaagatatttaataagaaaactgttttcaagctcagtgattatcattgccttatGAATATTGGTTATCGTTCAATACCTTTTCAAAGAAACGtcgtttaatttttcaaaaatccaaaaccttttcctttcttataagaaaatctcaTTCAGAAACTAACTGCgcaatcaaacaacacaatcattaattcagcaccaaaattcattctcaaatgtagcacgccaggacaaacacagacaagacagacaaggaaagcacaagtAGGTAGAAGTTACAAcaaatagttcaagtagcagttaagaaaggtttagcaattaggcaaaccaaaataagttcaaacccaagcaaagcatacagatgcatatgatgcataccTGTCCTATGGTTGATGAGGCTCATCTATCGGTTATCCATCCAACCCGACAAGTTTGAATTGTCCTTAGACTGTCctccgacgtgcatccccaagagtctatgcatagctttttctcaaataatcaatattgctcaatgggggtaacattcccgggaatttatatagtgcccagtcacacttacgtcgtagggtcaacagagtatcgagttttcaacttGGTACACGTAGTGGCAAGCCACGACACTTTATCCAGGgaacctcgtatctcagataattcaaattcataagccatatttcatttccaaattcataagttcaacattctcaacatcatcatcatcattcatcaattcatatctcattttcaaattcattcaaaaaccatatttcaaagaaaatcctCATCATCCTTCTTTCCATTCCGTTCATTAACaatcccaattcaaaacataattctttctttGATAAATAAAGTAATCTTTAACCATATAATGCTTAAAATTAAacctttttaaaataactacttcaaatgaaatttctaattttataaaatttcagcaacatctcctctaaaactcggattctgccacccttttcgggtcccaacAAAACCATTTCTCAAActcctttcaattcaatttcaaaatcagaCCAATTTTAATATCTCAGACCATTTTCAATTGAAACTCATTTTTCAACAAATCAAGCTTATTTCCAATATTATAATCCTTTCCACATCTTAATTCGGTTCCAACAAAGCCAACCAACATTTACTCAAACCCTTTCCAACGGTTTCAAATCCAAGTCATTCACAAATCTCAAGCTGTTTTCCAAACCCAAAATTAACTCTAACATCAAATCATTTTCTAATCTCAAATTATACTtgataaatattcaaattaaattttcaaattaatctCCCACTTACTATCTCAATTCCAACTCAATATTCAGAAATAGCCACAGTCAAGTAAGCAATCACATTCATTCAAggcaattcaattcaattcataagACTCCATAATCACTAAAAATACTTATTCGCTTAAATATCAATTTATAACAATtcttaagaataaaaatgagTTTAATGAAAACGTCCCTACCTCAATGTCGCAATTAAAAGAAACCAAAGGCAGAATTTTGTAGTAGGCTGGACTGCACCCTCAACATCGCAGCCTCATCATTCTACCATAAATCAGCATTGGTGGTAGCAACAAGCTACTACATAACCAGTCGTAGCTTCAACAGTCCCTGTCCCAAGGCAGCATCAACGTAAATACTTGATCTAATTGTAGCAGAAAATGGGAGCCACAAGGGAGAGGAACGAAATAGAATCAGAGTAAGGATGAGATTGTTACGGTTTTAAAATTGGGGAAATTGGGATCAGAACAATGAGGATGATGTTGGCCAAGTTGAGATATGATGGCGGCATTACCAACTACAATTACACTCACAGCAATattgaatttgatgaaattaAACGCAGAAACAACTCTAGGGCAATGACACTGAACTTGAATTGGGGCAAATCAACAGCAACAGTAGCAAGATTAGAACTAGCAGTAGCAATCTCAGTTACCCCAGCAGCAAcgattcttaaaaaaaatatcaaccaTCACAACCCACGTCTGCAACAGCTTAATCCTAAAACATCAACGCCTTAAAGTTCTTAATTTACAAATAACAAGATAATAACAAGATAATAACTTACAACAattaaggaaaaagaaaacgaagCGTAGCAGTAATAGCACGGTGACTGGTGACTGCAACACCATAGGGAAGATGGCCTCCTTCCCCACTTCAGCTCGTGACTCCGGCAGCGGCGAGCTCCACAAACGGTGATGGCAGAGAGAGCAGTAGCGGCAGAAACTACTCTGCAAtgccttctctctctcctcgcGTTGCTCTGTCGCTCTCTCTTCGCATCGGGTTGCTCGTGGCTTGATAGCAGCTCGCGCGCAGCGCCGGTGCGATGGCAACGACTCCACGGTGGTCTGACAGCGATGGTGATAACGAGGTGTAACGAAGTTGGCGATGCACGGCGCGACGGTAGTGGCGCCGCTCCTCACTCGCACGAGCTTTCCTTGCTCCGCGACACACTCTCTTCGTTCCTCCACCATCGGCGACGACGGCGGCGCGACGAGCGGCAGTGACTCGCCGGCGCACTCTTCCCCCTTCTCCCCTCTTCTGATTCGcaccctctcttctcttttctttctttctgttGATTGTTTGCTGTTGTTATGTGTTGTGTGGGTGAGTTTGATTTTGGAAGAAAGGGGAAAGGGGTATGGCGGCTGAAGGAGATGGGAAAGTTAGGGTTAGAgttttgtgtttaatttttagaattaggatttaatTTGGGACAAAAGTgaaattaagaattttgggTAAATTGGGTTTggtcaattttaataaaattaaagtatattatataaatttaaaatctaatttgatctcttaaaattactttaaaatactacttaattatcaatttactaattagcttttaatcaagtattctaatttaaaattagaaataatataatttattttctgtttataaaaattaaaatattaaattctagaatctctattatttaattaaattgtataaaattcttattattttgcaACTGTTAAcctgtataatttaaatatagaaaattattcaataactataaaattatgtaaaatttctaatttaattgtcaaaacttgatttaattacttttaataaaataatttctaaaaataaagtctttaatgaataaataaattgaaattaactcATAATAACATTGTTTGAGCTCttagagattaatttattaggaatgattaaattgatttttataaatactttgagtttaagttaattaatgtgtatgtataatttttattataattagttgtattgaaattaaaattttggtaataGAGAGATTATGAAAGATTATGGCATATAATCTGAATAATTGATATTCTCGAGTTTAAAgtgtattttataaaatgtgattAGTATATTTACtttatgatttaaattaaagataattatttgagtttattgatatattgataaataaaattttactggTATATTGATTTCTGAATTGTTATTTTATCTCAAATACCTTGTAAAATTATTACATTACTGGTACATATTTTACCCTAACTTTAAAGTTCCCAAATAAAACCCTAATTCCATTAATccctaaatcaaaacaagtaaAACATACGCAGAAGGGGAAGAAAAGAAACAGGAAAACAGAGAGGGGGTAGGGAAACAGAGAGGGAGAAACGGGAAGAagatgaaggagaagagagggacGGGATGGAAGGGAAGGCGCCGGGAAAACCGTTGTCACCGTCAAGTGAAGGTGGAGGAGTGACTAAGAGAGAGTCGAGCGtgaggaaggagaagagagaTTGCGAGAGGGAAACAGAGAGCTCGAGAGTCAA encodes the following:
- the LOC107465718 gene encoding uncharacterized protein LOC107465718 isoform X2, producing MVEERRECVAEQGKLVRVRSGATTVAPCIANFVTPRYHHRCQTTVESLPSHRRCARAAIKPRATRCEERATEQREEREKALQSSFCRYCSLCHHRLWSSPLPESRAEVGKEAIFPMVLQSPVTVLLLLRFVFFFLNCWTVEATTGYVVACCYHQC
- the LOC107465718 gene encoding uncharacterized protein LOC107465718 isoform X1 is translated as MVEERRECVAEQGKLVRVRSGATTVAPCIANFVTPRYHHRCQTTVESLPSHRRCARAAIKPRATRCEERATEQREEREKALQSSFCRYCSLCHHRLWSSPLPESRAEVGKEAIFPMVLQSPVTVLLLLRFVFFFLNCFGNAAIISQLGQHHPHCSDPNFPNFKTGLLKLRLVM